Proteins encoded in a region of the Paenibacillus sp. E222 genome:
- a CDS encoding AbrB/MazE/SpoVT family DNA-binding domain-containing protein — MKRTGMKRSLDRLGRIVLPKEMRDTMEIHIGDPLEFFIEGKELILRKYKSTLCVFCGDVDTEMYFKEQFICRTCAIQLKHPDDTPEWFVPQNKQAPAPVERPATESATVSSPAWEEGATAANQEYPDLRPKTARMLQQMKEIVEQNPGLAQQQIAEKLGISQGRVSQLKKLL, encoded by the coding sequence ATGAAAAGAACCGGAATGAAGAGATCTCTGGACCGCCTTGGACGAATTGTCCTTCCCAAAGAAATGCGGGATACGATGGAAATCCATATCGGCGATCCGCTCGAGTTTTTCATTGAAGGGAAAGAGTTGATTTTGAGAAAGTACAAATCAACGTTGTGTGTGTTTTGCGGTGATGTGGATACGGAAATGTATTTCAAAGAGCAATTCATCTGCCGGACGTGTGCAATTCAATTAAAACACCCGGATGACACTCCCGAATGGTTCGTTCCTCAGAACAAACAGGCTCCTGCACCCGTGGAGCGTCCTGCTACCGAATCCGCCACAGTCTCGTCTCCCGCATGGGAAGAAGGGGCTACAGCTGCCAACCAAGAGTACCCGGACCTGCGGCCGAAGACGGCACGCATGCTGCAACAAATGAAGGAAATCGTTGAACAGAATCCCGGTTTGGCTCAACAGCAAATTGCGGAAAAGCTTGGCATTAGCCAAGGACGCGTCTCCCAACTTAAAAAACTACTATAA
- a CDS encoding helix-turn-helix domain-containing protein, whose amino-acid sequence MDIIGKKWVLLIMYQLLSGPKRFTELEAEMAISGRLLSERLKEMEMEGIVTRHMYPEIPPRVEYELTPKGRAIEPVINQIYNWSSDWLKQQQSTK is encoded by the coding sequence ATGGATATCATCGGTAAGAAATGGGTGCTGCTCATCATGTACCAACTGTTATCCGGACCCAAACGATTCACAGAGCTGGAAGCAGAAATGGCGATTAGCGGTCGGTTGTTATCCGAACGTCTGAAGGAAATGGAAATGGAAGGTATCGTAACCCGGCATATGTATCCTGAAATTCCGCCTCGCGTAGAGTATGAATTGACGCCCAAAGGCAGAGCTATTGAACCCGTCATCAATCAGATTTACAACTGGTCCTCAGACTGGTTGAAACAGCAGCAGTCTACTAAGTAG
- a CDS encoding CidA/LrgA family protein: protein MKKWGLGILQVALLMAFSLLMDQLARALHLPIPGSILGMIVLFILLQTHVVKLRWIEIGAAWLLGELLLFFIPSAVGIMNYMPMLEQDGLQILFIVLLSTFLVMACTGLVATRIAKRKERHTG from the coding sequence GTGAAGAAATGGGGCCTTGGCATTTTGCAAGTTGCGCTCTTGATGGCCTTTTCACTGCTCATGGACCAGTTGGCCCGTGCTCTCCATCTACCTATACCAGGTTCCATACTTGGCATGATCGTACTGTTCATTTTGCTTCAGACCCATGTCGTGAAGCTGCGCTGGATCGAAATTGGAGCCGCCTGGCTGCTCGGTGAGCTGCTGCTGTTCTTCATCCCGTCAGCCGTTGGAATTATGAACTACATGCCCATGCTGGAGCAAGACGGATTGCAAATTCTATTTATTGTTCTGCTTAGCACATTTCTGGTCATGGCCTGTACGGGCCTTGTTGCCACCCGAATCGCCAAACGAAAGGAGCGTCACACCGGATGA
- a CDS encoding CidB/LrgB family autolysis modulator, with translation MIGFLCLLLTVGIYWVAKRMYRNLPKVYLSPLLITPLLVVGVLLATGTDYAAYSSGGKWLSLLLQPATVAFAIPLYTFFHVLKKHISEIVFSVMTGSVVAVLSSALLAKWLRLDSGLIHSLIPRSITTPIAMNVSATIGGIPAVTAVFVIMTGLLGAIMGPSIVKMLRIDGEIARGTLLGTGAHGTGTSKAFELSSLTGSISSISMVLAALFTLAVAPLLSKLIFP, from the coding sequence ATGATTGGGTTCCTCTGTCTCTTGTTAACCGTCGGTATTTACTGGGTCGCCAAACGCATGTATCGCAACCTTCCCAAAGTGTATCTGTCTCCGCTGCTGATTACGCCACTTCTTGTCGTCGGTGTGCTGCTCGCAACAGGTACGGATTACGCTGCCTACAGCAGTGGTGGTAAATGGCTAAGTTTGCTGCTTCAACCGGCAACGGTGGCCTTCGCCATACCGCTTTATACGTTTTTCCATGTACTCAAAAAACATATTTCCGAGATCGTCTTCAGCGTTATGACAGGCTCCGTGGTAGCGGTCCTCTCGTCTGCCCTGCTCGCCAAATGGCTGCGCCTCGACTCCGGACTCATTCATAGTCTGATTCCGAGATCGATCACGACCCCTATTGCGATGAACGTATCGGCTACCATTGGAGGCATTCCGGCCGTTACCGCGGTTTTTGTCATCATGACCGGTCTGCTGGGGGCGATTATGGGGCCATCCATTGTAAAAATGCTGCGTATTGATGGCGAGATTGCACGTGGTACGCTGCTTGGAACCGGTGCCCACGGAACAGGCACATCCAAAGCATTTGAGCTCAGTTCACTGACTGGAAGCATCTCCAGCATCTCCATGGTACTGGCTGCATTGTTCACATTGGCGGTTGCACCCCTACTATCTAAACTTATTTTCCCATAA
- a CDS encoding LysR family transcriptional regulator, with translation MDIRHLQYFLEVARQQSFTKAAEVLFITQPTISKTVKSLEDELGVTLLDRYGKKVALTDAGHVFFRQALEIEKSFRSLSSELDDLMNLKKGHLRIGLPPMVGSSFFPMIIGEFHKAYPQVTIQLFEDGAKKVEADVISGALDIGVAVLPTVDELVDHFVFVKEKLNLLVHPSHPLAGKESIALRELEHDSFVLFREDFALHDRIIAACQHVGFQPRVVYESSQWDLLSAMVAANLGVALLPETICREVDHMRVRIIPVMEPVIPWQLGMIWRKDRYLSFATREWISFTQSMLSE, from the coding sequence ATGGATATCCGCCATTTGCAATATTTTCTGGAAGTCGCTCGGCAGCAAAGCTTCACCAAAGCGGCCGAAGTGCTGTTCATTACACAACCGACCATTAGTAAAACCGTCAAAAGCTTGGAAGACGAATTGGGCGTAACGCTGCTGGATCGGTATGGCAAGAAGGTAGCGCTGACGGATGCTGGGCATGTCTTTTTCCGGCAGGCGCTGGAGATTGAAAAGTCATTCCGCAGCTTATCGTCCGAGCTGGACGATCTAATGAATCTGAAGAAAGGACATCTTCGGATTGGTCTGCCACCGATGGTGGGGTCCAGCTTTTTCCCAATGATTATCGGTGAGTTTCACAAAGCCTATCCGCAGGTGACCATTCAGCTGTTCGAGGATGGTGCGAAAAAAGTGGAGGCCGACGTGATCAGCGGTGCACTGGATATTGGTGTTGCCGTTCTTCCGACGGTGGATGAATTGGTGGATCATTTTGTTTTTGTAAAAGAGAAGCTGAATCTGCTCGTACATCCTTCGCACCCGCTTGCGGGTAAAGAGTCGATCGCGCTGCGTGAACTGGAGCATGACTCATTTGTGCTGTTCCGGGAGGATTTTGCGCTGCATGACCGGATTATCGCCGCTTGTCAGCATGTGGGATTTCAACCTCGGGTAGTGTATGAGAGCTCCCAGTGGGATCTGCTCAGTGCGATGGTAGCGGCCAATCTGGGCGTGGCGTTGCTGCCAGAGACGATCTGCCGTGAGGTGGATCATATGCGTGTGCGCATTATACCCGTGATGGAACCTGTGATTCCTTGGCAGCTCGGCATGATCTGGCGGAAAGACCGATATTTATCCTTCGCAACCCGGGAGTGGATCAGTTTTACACAGTCCATGCTGAGTGAGTAA
- a CDS encoding Gfo/Idh/MocA family protein encodes MTLQIGIIGTGWFSKVHADILARMEGVRVAAVCGTTLEKAEAMASVYDAVGYGELEHMLDGEKLDAVYICVPPMSHGSIETELIRRGIPFLVEKPLSTGMDIPRQVLDQVQKSGLLTSVGYHFRYQEAALVLKEAMKEQTVGMALGRWMGGMPGVAWWRRQEGSGGQFVEQTTHIVDLLRYCAGEVTEVYAVAAQRSMHEKHEHVTVADVANVTLKLENGAIASIANTCLLPDGEGGAGLQFYTDAGVWDWTPERLLLPSAAPHAMAGLEIPAGHNPYERENEAFIHALRTGDRSRILSDYADACRTQEITTAALVSADSGLPVQLQPSKHLSH; translated from the coding sequence ATGACTTTACAGATTGGCATCATTGGAACAGGTTGGTTCAGCAAGGTACATGCAGATATTCTGGCACGAATGGAAGGCGTTCGTGTAGCAGCTGTCTGTGGAACAACGCTGGAGAAGGCGGAGGCTATGGCTTCCGTCTATGATGCTGTTGGCTACGGTGAACTTGAACATATGCTGGATGGTGAAAAGCTGGATGCAGTCTATATCTGTGTGCCTCCGATGTCTCATGGATCGATTGAAACTGAATTGATTCGTCGGGGTATCCCGTTCCTGGTGGAGAAACCGCTAAGTACAGGCATGGATATCCCTCGTCAGGTGCTGGATCAGGTACAAAAGTCTGGATTGTTGACCTCGGTAGGTTATCATTTCCGTTATCAGGAGGCTGCACTGGTACTGAAAGAAGCGATGAAAGAGCAGACCGTCGGCATGGCGCTTGGGCGCTGGATGGGCGGAATGCCAGGAGTCGCCTGGTGGCGCCGTCAGGAAGGCTCCGGGGGACAGTTTGTGGAACAGACGACCCATATCGTGGATTTGCTGCGGTATTGTGCGGGTGAAGTGACAGAGGTATACGCTGTAGCGGCCCAACGCAGTATGCATGAAAAGCATGAGCATGTCACGGTAGCTGATGTGGCGAATGTAACGCTTAAGCTGGAGAATGGAGCGATCGCAAGCATTGCCAACACCTGCCTGCTGCCAGATGGTGAGGGCGGTGCAGGGCTCCAGTTCTACACGGATGCCGGAGTATGGGACTGGACACCTGAACGTCTTCTTCTGCCAAGTGCTGCCCCTCATGCGATGGCAGGTCTGGAGATTCCCGCAGGGCATAACCCGTATGAGCGGGAAAATGAAGCGTTTATTCACGCCCTTCGTACCGGAGATCGTTCACGGATTTTGTCCGATTATGCGGATGCCTGCCGTACGCAGGAAATTACAACGGCGGCATTGGTGTCGGCAGATTCGGGATTGCCGGTACAGCTTCAGCCATCCAAACACCTCTCGCATTAA
- a CDS encoding Crp/Fnr family transcriptional regulator, translating to MDKILYLSQFNLMSSLSEADLIEMDSMTSITTLARNTLIQTPDTYSEGFYFVKKGKVRLYTLSEEGKQFTLDILKEGNVFGEMNGISLGTRSVYIETLEECDICLMNRQRFEQFLIEHPEFMLNLMKVLSERIKGMSALTQQLALGNLHDKIMHNLTRLADQMGWVNEGDYGRINLVLTHQEIAWMAGATRESVSVALQDLARVGRIRTGFKSVALHRNELSASCTANTQL from the coding sequence ATGGATAAAATCCTCTATTTATCACAATTCAATCTGATGTCCTCTTTGTCCGAGGCAGACCTGATCGAAATGGACAGCATGACGTCCATCACGACCTTGGCCAGGAATACGCTGATCCAGACACCGGATACATATTCGGAAGGTTTTTATTTTGTGAAAAAAGGGAAAGTCCGCCTGTACACATTATCGGAAGAAGGGAAACAGTTTACTCTCGATATTTTGAAGGAAGGAAATGTGTTTGGGGAAATGAACGGCATTTCACTTGGCACACGTTCCGTATATATCGAAACCCTGGAGGAATGCGATATTTGCCTGATGAACAGGCAGCGTTTCGAACAATTTCTGATTGAACACCCCGAGTTTATGTTGAATCTGATGAAAGTACTCAGCGAACGGATCAAGGGCATGAGTGCATTGACACAACAGCTGGCCTTGGGTAATCTGCATGACAAAATTATGCATAATCTTACTCGACTGGCGGATCAGATGGGGTGGGTGAACGAAGGAGATTATGGTCGGATCAACCTTGTACTGACCCATCAGGAGATTGCCTGGATGGCTGGGGCCACGCGTGAGTCTGTCAGTGTTGCCCTGCAAGATCTTGCACGGGTTGGCCGTATTCGTACCGGATTCAAATCCGTCGCTCTGCATCGTAATGAACTATCCGCTTCATGCACAGCTAACACCCAGTTGTAA
- a CDS encoding carbon-nitrogen hydrolase family protein: protein MKLRVSAVQYQLHTISSFEQFAAQAEHYIRTASEYGTEFVLFPEFFTTQLMSIGDKQGNALTIEDLPNFTEQYEQLFTSLAAQYSMHVIGGTHVIRREGKLFNTAHLFYPDGRIARQDKIHITPTEVQEWNMAPGDGLEVFDTDKGRIAMLTCYDIEFPEIVRMAKAKGADVIFCPSCTDDRHGFYRVRYTSHARAVENQVYVVLTGTVGNLPTVDFMRANYGQAAIITPNDIPFPPRGILAEGEINNDMIVTADLDLDLLYEVRERGSVTTWRDRRTDLYTDWK from the coding sequence ATGAAACTGCGGGTATCCGCTGTACAATACCAATTGCACACAATCAGCTCGTTTGAGCAGTTCGCCGCTCAGGCTGAGCATTACATACGGACAGCGAGTGAATACGGAACCGAATTTGTGCTGTTCCCGGAATTTTTCACAACGCAGTTAATGTCCATTGGGGACAAACAAGGTAATGCGCTGACAATTGAGGATCTGCCGAACTTTACGGAGCAATATGAGCAACTATTCACATCACTTGCTGCCCAGTACAGCATGCATGTCATTGGGGGAACCCACGTCATTCGCCGTGAAGGGAAGCTGTTCAACACAGCCCATCTCTTCTATCCGGATGGTCGCATCGCGCGCCAGGACAAGATTCACATTACACCAACCGAAGTACAGGAATGGAATATGGCTCCCGGAGATGGACTTGAGGTGTTCGACACGGATAAAGGCCGTATTGCCATGCTGACCTGTTACGATATTGAATTCCCGGAAATTGTACGGATGGCCAAAGCCAAAGGCGCTGACGTGATCTTCTGTCCTTCCTGTACGGACGATCGTCACGGATTCTACCGTGTGCGTTATACGAGTCATGCCCGCGCGGTGGAGAATCAGGTGTATGTTGTGTTAACCGGAACGGTAGGCAACTTGCCGACGGTTGATTTCATGCGTGCCAACTACGGACAGGCTGCAATTATTACGCCGAATGATATCCCATTCCCGCCACGTGGCATTCTGGCCGAGGGTGAGATTAACAATGATATGATCGTGACCGCCGATCTGGATTTGGACTTGTTGTATGAGGTGCGCGAACGTGGATCGGTAACGACCTGGCGTGACCGCCGCACTGATCTGTATACCGATTGGAAGTAG
- a CDS encoding DNA alkylation repair protein produces MDVQKELHIPEDVLLRKGARKGIEIPDHIRNLLQSGHIESVNLTEWLAVDHILLFQQVAHERGMDVDTREMKEQLTQMNEQRIMKIIPTIAANWLNLLERMEEKERVRHFRSFAEHRSDSVRCWAAYIIGLDSRLSLIEKLDRIRPFAADHHFGVREIAWMAVRQPITAELSEALAFLMDWAIDPDPLVRRFAIESTRPHGVWAKHIQELKENPAIALPLLNHVNSDAHKYVQDSVSNWLNDAAKTNPDWVRQVCDTWIEQSDTKHTLRIITRGQRSL; encoded by the coding sequence ATGGATGTACAGAAAGAACTGCATATACCCGAGGATGTTCTGCTTCGCAAAGGCGCCCGTAAAGGGATTGAGATCCCGGATCATATCCGCAACCTACTTCAATCGGGGCATATCGAATCCGTAAATTTGACGGAGTGGCTCGCCGTTGATCACATTCTCCTTTTTCAGCAGGTCGCTCATGAACGGGGAATGGATGTCGATACCCGGGAAATGAAGGAACAGCTAACACAGATGAATGAGCAGCGAATCATGAAAATCATTCCGACCATCGCCGCGAACTGGCTCAACCTTCTGGAACGAATGGAGGAAAAGGAGCGAGTACGTCATTTTCGTTCCTTTGCAGAGCACCGTTCAGACAGTGTACGCTGCTGGGCAGCCTATATCATCGGATTGGATTCCCGCTTAAGCTTGATTGAAAAACTGGATCGTATCCGTCCCTTTGCCGCAGATCATCACTTTGGTGTACGAGAAATTGCCTGGATGGCTGTTCGACAGCCGATTACGGCTGAATTGTCGGAAGCGCTGGCGTTTCTCATGGACTGGGCGATCGATCCCGACCCACTGGTTCGGCGGTTTGCCATAGAATCGACAAGACCGCACGGTGTGTGGGCCAAACATATTCAGGAGTTGAAAGAAAACCCTGCGATAGCTCTGCCTCTGCTGAACCATGTGAACTCTGATGCTCATAAATATGTACAGGACTCTGTCAGCAACTGGCTGAACGACGCCGCCAAAACCAACCCGGATTGGGTTCGTCAGGTGTGCGACACCTGGATCGAGCAATCGGATACCAAGCATACGCTGCGGATTATCACCCGTGGCCAAAGAAGCCTGTAA
- a CDS encoding DoxX family protein has product MNKGIRILGYIALVVLAGMFVMAGLNKVSGAEMMVQTFEGFSYPIWTMYLIGAVELLSAVGLLIPRTRILASGVLTFILIGAVGSHLIYGQYTAVPFPAVLLVANIVVLIMGMRKLEAEEMDMDLVQV; this is encoded by the coding sequence ATGAACAAAGGCATAAGAATTTTAGGATATATTGCGTTGGTTGTGCTTGCAGGTATGTTTGTAATGGCAGGCTTAAACAAGGTTAGTGGAGCAGAGATGATGGTACAGACTTTCGAAGGTTTCTCCTATCCTATATGGACGATGTATCTCATTGGTGCAGTAGAGCTGCTCAGTGCGGTGGGTCTGTTGATTCCACGTACTCGTATTCTGGCTTCAGGCGTATTGACGTTCATTCTGATTGGTGCTGTGGGGAGTCATCTAATTTACGGGCAATATACGGCTGTTCCTTTCCCGGCGGTATTGCTGGTTGCCAACATTGTCGTTCTGATTATGGGGATGCGTAAACTGGAAGCAGAAGAAATGGATATGGATCTCGTGCAGGTCTAA